In Eulemur rufifrons isolate Redbay chromosome 29, OSU_ERuf_1, whole genome shotgun sequence, one DNA window encodes the following:
- the PRRT4 gene encoding proline-rich transmembrane protein 4 isoform X1: protein MAGHGCLGLGLFCWVLLAVPVGPQPASSIPGAPLTTLTPPPQSEDSMLSLNLGLNFKFHLRGPAAVWGSPVTETQPLSLGPGQEPGGEVVSGLRTDPLWELLVGSPGNSPPEWGSAEGSSTPWASSLPPESTSPLSGPTDGPTAPYQPRMGTVTWNTALTATAPPSSAPRLHQSELELKFDMALRAGAAPTLGHRTLPLLPSLRASLAEIAGRLGPFAFFGTTLSPLRNFSGLSPSGETASPSSASGVSGSPGFFGTTLSPPPNPLERKLSSPSLLDPAASPSSALIVTTSLDPTISTSGSDDPSPASLGNPSVQPECGPESCSVGRLPEREGQPPAAPLPLFFLTLEADWAEARARWGVAWEAHVYGVGALFGLVALLALLALALLPWRCPPGAPCLALLDLLLLSAGTTRAFPLFYDAYGHRERLPALAWLLLQDLPLPCLAAGLGLACLLLARPRPPRCPAGLAALLLLGLGLAAAAALGSAAHRPLRPLRLASRGLHAFLAALLSGLLLALSCWGGRRRRAGTPLGGSGFKGATPLPQARSPFAPRESWRRAARTAPVAGTFGLLSGALQGYEVLHALGYGGQPGLEGPWPWWAFQLGLRLGEVGVALPLALLGLYPALCSPHVPPRCWAKLFRLSPGHAAPLLPGGWVAGAPDKETLPSAIARGDAELLQLCALAGPGPDLLLQGCRGFESASANPAPSPASSPCSDYTVDFHPPSPINLRRSIEEALCSEALLAPGLFQGPAFGDALLGLGLYRTASLGTKTGPGPSERLEEASGSPAPLELPSPGAWPAGSSASSGSLCGLSRDSSSMLLCSSPDRPPRCPLVCVLSPPRPSGSSPSLPASGSYQALSPPSRDSPEPAPELQAEEALLQEQFLDACRQIDELSVGSDTIDL, encoded by the exons ATGGCAGGGCATGGctgtctggggctggggctgttcTGCTGGGTCCTGCTTGCTGTTCCTGTGGGCCCCCAGCCTGCCTCCTCCATCCCAGGTGCCCCTCTCACCACTCTGACCCCACCACCTCAGAGTGAGGACTCTATGCTCTCTCTCAACCTGGGACTTAACTTCAAATTCCATCTTCGGGGACCTGCTGCTGTCTGGGGGAGCCCTGTCACAGAGACCCAACCTCTCTCTCTTGGGCCAGGCCAGGAGCCAGGGGGAGAGGTGGTCAGTGGGCTGAGGACTGACCCCCTTTGGGAACTGCTGGTGGGTTCCCCTGGGAACTCTCCCCCAGAGTGGGGCTCCGCTGAAGGCAGCTCTACGCCCtgggcctcctccctgcctccagagTCCACATCCCCCCTCTCTGGGCCCACTGATGGGCCCACTGCTCCCTATCAGCCAAGGATGGGCACTGTGACCTGGAACACTGCTCTGACGGCCACAGCACCTCCATCCAGTGCTCCTAGGCTCCACCAGAGCGAGCTGGAGCTGAAGTTTGACATGGCACTGAGAGCAGGAGCAGCCCCGACACTTGGTCATCGGACACTGCCCCTGCTGCCCAGCCTGCGGGCCAGCCTGGCAGAGATTGCTGGGCGCCTGGGACCCTTTG CATTCTTTGGCACTACTCTGTCCCCACTCCGGAACTTCTCAGGCCTGAGCCCCTCAGGTGAAACTGCATCCCCAAGCTCTGCCTCTGGAGTTTCAGGTTCTCCAG GGTTCTTTGGCAccactctgtccccacccccaaaccccctggagaggaagctctCCAGCCCAAGCCTGCTGGACCCAGCTGCTTCCCCAAGCTCTGCCTTGATTGTAACAACATCACTAG ACCCCACCATCTCCACCTCTGGCTCAGATGACCCCTCTCCTGCCAGCCTTGGGAACCCTTCAGTACAGCCAGAGTGTGGGCCCGAGTCCTGCAGCGTGGGACGATTGCCTGAACGTGAGGGGCAGCCGCCTGCGGCCCCGCTGCCCCTCTTCTTCTTGACTCTGGAGGCCgactgggcagaggccagggctcGCTGGGGGGTGGCCTGGGAGGCCCATGTGTATGGGGTAGGCGCGCTCTTCGGCCTGGTGGCCCTGTTGGCGCTGCTAGCCCTGGCCCTCTTGCCCTGGCGCTGCCCGCCCGGCGCCCCCTGTCTGGCGCTGCTGGATCTGCTGCTGCTCTCAGCTGGGACCACGCGGGCCTTCCCACTCTTCTACGACGCCTACGGGCACAGGGAGCGACTGCCCGCGCTTGCCTGGCTGCTGCTGCAGGACCTTCCGCTGCCCTGCCTGGCCGCCGGCCTGGGACTGGCCTGCCTGCTGCTGGCCCGGCCGCGCCCGCCGCGGTGCCCCGCCGGCCTGGCCGCGCTGCTgctcctgggcctggggctggcggccgccgccgccctcGGCAGCGCCGCGCACCGCCCGCTGCGGCCTCTGCGGCTGGCCTCGCGCGGGCTGCACGCCTTCCTCGCTGCCCTTCTTTCGGGGCTCCTGCTGGCGCTCTCCTGCtgggggggccggcggcggcgggccGGAACGCCCCTGGGAGGATCTGGCTTCAAGGGCGCCACCCCTCTCCCGCAGGCGCGCAGCCCCTTCGCCCCGCGGGAGTCCTGGCGGCGCGCGGCGCGCACGGCCCCGGTAGCGGGCACCTTCGGGCTGCTGAGCGGAGCCCTGCAGGGCTATGAGGTGCTGCACGCCCTGGGCTACGGTGGCCAACCTGGCCTGGAAGGGCCCTGGCCCTGGTGGGCGTTCCAGTTAGGCCTGCGCCTGGGCGAGGTGGGCGTCGCGCTCCCGTTGGCGCTGCTGGGCCTCTACCCGGCGCTCTGCAGTCCCCACGTACCTCCGCGTTGCTGGGCCAAGCTCTTCCGCTTGTCCCCTGGCCACGCGGCCCCGCTGCTGCCCGGAGGCTGGGTCGCCGGGGCCCCAGACAAGGAAACCCTGCCTAGTGCCATCGCGCGTGGCGATGCAGAGCTGTTGCAGCTGTGCGCCCTGGCAGGGCCAGGCCCGGACCTCCTACTCCAGGGCTGCAGGGGCTTCGAAAGCGCCTCGGCCAACCCGGCCCCGTCCCCGGCCTCCTCCCCCTGCAGCGATTACACCGTGGacttccaccctccctccccaatcAACCTGCGGCGCAGCATCGAGGAGGCCCTCTGCAGCGAGGCCCTGCTGGCGCCCGGCCTCTTCCAGGGCCCTGCCTTCGGGGACGCCCTGCTTGGGCTTGGCCTCTACCGCACTGCCTCGCTGGGGACGAAGACCGGGCCCGGACCCAGTGAGCGGTTGGAAGAGGCCTCTGGCTCCCCTGCGCCCCTGGAGCTCCCCTCCCCCGGGGCTTGGCCCGCAGGCAGCAGTGCCTCCTCCGGCTCTCTGTGCGGACTCTCGAGGGACAGCTCGTCCATGCTGCTGTGCTCC
- the PRRT4 gene encoding proline-rich transmembrane protein 4 isoform X3: MAGHGCLGLGLFCWVLLAVPVGPQPASSIPGAPLTTLTPPPQSEDSMLSLNLGLNFKFHLRGPAAVWGSPVTETQPLSLGPGQEPGGEVVSGLRTDPLWELLVGSPGNSPPEWGSAEGSSTPWASSLPPESTSPLSGPTDGPTAPYQPRMGTVTWNTALTATAPPSSAPRLHQSELELKFDMALRAGAAPTLGHRTLPLLPSLRASLAEIAGRLGPFAFFGTTLSPLRNFSGLSPSGETASPSSASGVSGSPGFFGTTLSPPPNPLERKLSSPSLLDPAASPSSALIVTTSLDPTISTSGSDDPSPASLGNPSVQPECGPESCSVGRLPEREGQPPAAPLPLFFLTLEADWAEARARWGVAWEAHVYGRLHRGLPPSLPNQPAAQHRGGPLQRGPAGARPLPGPCLRGRPAWAWPLPHCLAGDEDRARTQ, encoded by the exons ATGGCAGGGCATGGctgtctggggctggggctgttcTGCTGGGTCCTGCTTGCTGTTCCTGTGGGCCCCCAGCCTGCCTCCTCCATCCCAGGTGCCCCTCTCACCACTCTGACCCCACCACCTCAGAGTGAGGACTCTATGCTCTCTCTCAACCTGGGACTTAACTTCAAATTCCATCTTCGGGGACCTGCTGCTGTCTGGGGGAGCCCTGTCACAGAGACCCAACCTCTCTCTCTTGGGCCAGGCCAGGAGCCAGGGGGAGAGGTGGTCAGTGGGCTGAGGACTGACCCCCTTTGGGAACTGCTGGTGGGTTCCCCTGGGAACTCTCCCCCAGAGTGGGGCTCCGCTGAAGGCAGCTCTACGCCCtgggcctcctccctgcctccagagTCCACATCCCCCCTCTCTGGGCCCACTGATGGGCCCACTGCTCCCTATCAGCCAAGGATGGGCACTGTGACCTGGAACACTGCTCTGACGGCCACAGCACCTCCATCCAGTGCTCCTAGGCTCCACCAGAGCGAGCTGGAGCTGAAGTTTGACATGGCACTGAGAGCAGGAGCAGCCCCGACACTTGGTCATCGGACACTGCCCCTGCTGCCCAGCCTGCGGGCCAGCCTGGCAGAGATTGCTGGGCGCCTGGGACCCTTTG CATTCTTTGGCACTACTCTGTCCCCACTCCGGAACTTCTCAGGCCTGAGCCCCTCAGGTGAAACTGCATCCCCAAGCTCTGCCTCTGGAGTTTCAGGTTCTCCAG GGTTCTTTGGCAccactctgtccccacccccaaaccccctggagaggaagctctCCAGCCCAAGCCTGCTGGACCCAGCTGCTTCCCCAAGCTCTGCCTTGATTGTAACAACATCACTAG ACCCCACCATCTCCACCTCTGGCTCAGATGACCCCTCTCCTGCCAGCCTTGGGAACCCTTCAGTACAGCCAGAGTGTGGGCCCGAGTCCTGCAGCGTGGGACGATTGCCTGAACGTGAGGGGCAGCCGCCTGCGGCCCCGCTGCCCCTCTTCTTCTTGACTCTGGAGGCCgactgggcagaggccagggctcGCTGGGGGGTGGCCTGGGAGGCCCATGTGTATGGG CGATTACACCGTGGacttccaccctccctccccaatcAACCTGCGGCGCAGCATCGAGGAGGCCCTCTGCAGCGAGGCCCTGCTGGCGCCCGGCCTCTTCCAGGGCCCTGCCTTCGGGGACGCCCTGCTTGGGCTTGGCCTCTACCGCACTGCCTCGCTGGGGACGAAGACCGGGCCCGGACCCAGTGA